In Acidimicrobiia bacterium, the DNA window CACCAAGCCGGCTCCGACCATGAAGAGAGAGCAGTACCCAAGCAATGTGGTTCGACCGGGTACTTCGACGGCCAACAGCACGGACCCGACCACGGCTCCGACGCCCAGAAAAAGGTTGTAATACCCCTGGTTCAGCATGTTGAAGGCAAGCGAGTCTGCTTGCTCTTGCGTCTTGACGCCGAAGTGCCTCCACCATTCGGGCCGGCGCCACCACACGGCCTCCATCAGCCAGAACAGAATATGAAAGACCCCTGATAGGAGACCAAAAACCACCGCAATCCAAACCATCAGCACACCCTACCCGTCACGGTCCAAGAAGACCCGCGAGCCAGGTATCGACTCGTTACCATGTCCCCGTGGACACACTCGCCGGGGTACTCGAACGGATCGCCAAAACAGAGTCCGGACCCCGCGGTGAGGCCTTGGCCCTACTCGCCAACGCCTTCCTGCGCCGAACTGAAGACGACACGCTGAGTGTCGACGAGACCTATGCCCGGGTCATCGACCTGTTCACCTTCATCGAGACACGGTCTGTTGCAACGAAGATCCGGGTGTTCAACGCGAACCGTGGGGAACACGGCTACGACTCGGTCGGGTCCGTGCTTGAGTTGTGCGTCAACGATG includes these proteins:
- a CDS encoding DUF1304 domain-containing protein; amino-acid sequence: MVWIAVVFGLLSGVFHILFWLMEAVWWRRPEWWRHFGVKTQEQADSLAFNMLNQGYYNLFLGVGAVVGSVLLAVEVPGRTTLLGYCSLFMVGAGLVLAVSRRSMIRAAFIQAGPPLVTLIALIWV